A window of Campylobacter ureolyticus contains these coding sequences:
- the hisF gene encoding imidazole glycerol phosphate synthase subunit HisF: MKKIIPCLDTNKGRVVKGVNFVNLVDVGDPVEIAQFYEKEGADELCFLDITATNENRKTTVELAKKVANSIKIPLIVGGGIKTIDDIKALLDAGVSKISINSAAIKTPNLINEAAKEFNSLIVAIDVKKVNNNYNVFINGGEVDSGKEALKWALEVQDRGAAEILPTSMDRDGVTNGYDLEITGLLAKELNIPVIASGGAGKMSDFLDAFRAGVSSALAASVFHFGTIRINELKKYLLENGIKVRI; encoded by the coding sequence ATGAAAAAGATAATTCCTTGTCTTGACACGAACAAAGGCAGAGTTGTAAAAGGTGTAAATTTTGTAAATTTAGTCGATGTCGGAGATCCTGTAGAAATAGCTCAGTTTTATGAGAAAGAAGGTGCTGATGAGCTTTGTTTTTTAGATATAACTGCAACTAATGAAAATAGAAAAACAACAGTCGAACTTGCTAAAAAAGTAGCAAATTCTATAAAAATTCCACTAATTGTTGGCGGTGGAATAAAGACAATTGATGACATAAAAGCACTTTTAGATGCTGGCGTAAGCAAAATTAGCATAAATTCAGCAGCCATCAAAACACCTAATTTAATCAATGAAGCAGCTAAGGAATTTAACTCACTAATTGTAGCAATAGATGTAAAAAAAGTAAATAATAATTATAATGTTTTTATAAATGGTGGCGAAGTTGATAGCGGCAAAGAAGCTTTAAAATGGGCTTTAGAGGTTCAAGATAGAGGCGCTGCAGAAATTCTTCCAACATCTATGGATAGAGATGGTGTAACTAACGGATATGATTTAGAAATAACAGGTTTGTTAGCAAAAGAGTTAAATATCCCAGTTATTGCAAGCGGTGGTGCTGGAAAAATGAGTGACTTTTTAGATGCTTTTAGGGCCGGAGTTAGTTCAGCTTTAGCAGCTTCAGTATTTCACTTTGGAACAATTCGCATAAATGAATTAAAAAAATATCTTTTAGAAAATGGTATAAAGGTTAGAATTTAA
- a CDS encoding nucleoside phosphorylase-I family protein, which produces MLVCAGKSESFEFAQSIGIGLIETAITLTNILTKKALEDDLPKQIIFVGTAGIYKKGEILEIYESSKASNLEISKLLNLSYSPLNLENPLNVSRETSLTNNSNIVINSSNFITQDKNLAAKFYENGFDLENMEFYSILSVANFFKIKCKAVVCATNFCDESAHEIFIKNHAAAKEKLKIYMKEKGLI; this is translated from the coding sequence TTGTTAGTTTGTGCTGGAAAAAGTGAGAGTTTTGAATTTGCCCAGAGTATTGGAATTGGACTAATAGAAACTGCAATAACACTAACCAACATACTAACAAAAAAAGCCCTAGAAGATGATTTACCAAAACAAATCATCTTCGTTGGAACTGCTGGAATTTATAAAAAAGGTGAAATTTTAGAAATATATGAAAGTTCTAAAGCTTCAAATTTAGAAATTTCAAAACTTTTAAATTTATCATATTCTCCTTTAAATTTAGAAAATCCGCTAAATGTTTCACGTGAAACATCACTAACAAACAATTCAAATATTGTTATAAACTCATCAAATTTCATAACACAAGATAAAAATTTAGCAGCAAAATTTTATGAAAATGGGTTTGATTTAGAAAATATGGAGTTTTATTCTATTTTAAGTGTAGCAAATTTTTTTAAAATTAAATGCAAAGCAGTAGTTTGTGCTACAAATTTTTGTGATGAAAGTGCTCATGAAATATTTATAAAAAATCACGCTGCAGCAAAAGAAAAATTAAAAATATATATGAAAGAAAAAGGGTTGATTTGA
- a CDS encoding SEL1-like repeat protein, which produces MKKIFIFLILALNLAFSNVFEEFGEEAIKKITNTNLEKCKNGDDEICDLIAIMTNNNDSEDIDGTNISPQKMAEFLINKDTIKLCENGDKGICIFLSLGMAFYSDKSLDDAKEFALKSENIHLIDLLDNQNFENIINSCQNGYKSCEYLSIMQKYGIFVKKDEEKAKILKEKACKDEVGFFCSKYDTGILNIFSAFCDKRSIKACILLFPAFEETYQIPYAILAQNRLLNLYENSGINLGENLFEKALNDKKFVKFLNENLDIFLALFGTNEEYNLIKDSDLPKYYGLLAKNGFDFNKEIDTINVMEFTIYYTKDEILVEIFKNILPKIDLNSPILLRQAKDFDKKQSFKFLIENDANIDDVLLFSVIRKLASPFDRDGEVHFLKAGKLGDHDKEILKSKKYQEILKRELFYLKLILEKRELNSFNERFVNVITNFANLINDENLNEILFNTKLKKD; this is translated from the coding sequence TTGAAAAAAATTTTTATATTTTTGATTTTAGCCTTGAATTTGGCTTTTTCAAATGTCTTTGAAGAGTTTGGTGAAGAAGCTATTAAAAAAATAACAAATACAAATTTAGAAAAATGCAAAAATGGCGATGATGAAATTTGTGATTTAATAGCTATAATGACAAACAATAACGATAGTGAAGATATAGATGGAACTAATATAAGTCCGCAAAAAATGGCAGAATTTCTTATAAATAAAGATACTATTAAGCTTTGCGAAAATGGCGACAAAGGTATATGTATATTTTTATCACTTGGAATGGCATTTTATAGTGACAAAAGTTTAGATGATGCAAAAGAATTTGCTTTAAAAAGCGAGAATATACATTTAATAGACTTGCTAGATAATCAAAATTTTGAAAATATCATAAATTCTTGCCAAAATGGCTACAAAAGCTGTGAATATCTAAGCATAATGCAAAAATATGGAATTTTTGTTAAAAAAGATGAAGAAAAGGCTAAAATTTTAAAAGAAAAAGCCTGCAAGGATGAAGTTGGTTTCTTTTGTAGCAAATATGATACTGGAATTTTAAATATATTTTCTGCTTTTTGTGATAAAAGAAGCATTAAAGCTTGTATTTTACTGTTTCCAGCCTTTGAAGAAACGTATCAAATTCCTTATGCGATACTTGCTCAAAACAGACTTTTAAATTTATACGAAAATAGTGGCATAAACTTAGGTGAGAATTTGTTTGAAAAAGCACTTAATGATAAAAAATTTGTAAAGTTTTTAAATGAAAATTTAGATATTTTTTTAGCTTTATTTGGTACAAATGAAGAATACAATCTTATAAAAGACAGTGATTTACCAAAATATTATGGACTTCTTGCAAAAAATGGCTTTGATTTTAACAAAGAAATTGACACTATAAATGTGATGGAATTTACAATTTACTACACGAAAGATGAAATTTTAGTAGAAATTTTTAAAAATATACTTCCAAAAATTGATTTAAACTCACCTATTCTTTTAAGACAGGCAAAAGATTTTGATAAAAAACAAAGTTTTAAATTTTTAATAGAAAATGATGCAAATATAGATGATGTTTTGCTTTTTAGTGTTATTCGCAAATTAGCTTCGCCTTTTGATAGAGATGGAGAAGTTCATTTTTTAAAAGCTGGAAAACTTGGCGACCATGATAAAGAGATTTTAAAAAGCAAAAAATATCAAGAAATTTTAAAACGAGAACTTTTTTATTTAAAACTCATCTTAGAAAAAAGAGAATTAAATAGCTTTAATGAAAGATTTGTAAATGTAATCACAAATTTTGCAAATCTAATAAACGATGAAAATTTAAACGAAATTTTATTTAATACAAAATTAAAAAAAGACTAA
- a CDS encoding RluA family pseudouridine synthase: MKKIAFVNGEKAYQILLNLGYKMSQAQKLIDKKRLFNLDEIVISKNQILNGDVFLIDYECEPKGLEPIFEDEILATFDKPSGVLTHPNGRNSNYSMNDEIWSKFGRDASVAHRLDKETSGVLLVAKNKTVEKELKLKFQNLEVKKTYFAMVKGIVEKNFTVENFLNTDKTATSLKNKVFVQTSGKFAKTEFEIVQIYEKIGFTLLKCIPKTGRQHQIRVQLFHVKHPIVGDTLYGISDKFASDFLDEKVSVESRVKITGAKRLLLHSQSLEFEFNGKTYNIKSNFDAKNEFEKLIGFYEIWK, translated from the coding sequence ATGAAAAAAATAGCTTTTGTAAATGGAGAAAAAGCTTATCAAATTTTACTAAATTTAGGTTATAAGATGAGTCAAGCTCAAAAACTTATAGATAAAAAGCGACTTTTTAACCTTGATGAAATTGTTATATCTAAAAATCAAATTTTAAATGGAGATGTTTTTTTAATTGATTATGAGTGTGAGCCAAAGGGTTTAGAGCCTATTTTTGAAGATGAAATTTTGGCAACATTTGATAAGCCAAGTGGAGTTTTAACTCATCCAAATGGAAGAAACTCAAACTACTCTATGAATGATGAAATTTGGTCAAAATTTGGGCGAGATGCAAGTGTGGCACATAGGCTCGATAAAGAAACAAGTGGAGTTTTACTCGTGGCTAAAAATAAAACTGTTGAAAAAGAATTGAAACTAAAATTTCAAAATTTAGAAGTCAAAAAGACTTATTTTGCTATGGTAAAAGGCATTGTTGAAAAAAATTTTACAGTAGAAAATTTTTTAAATACTGATAAAACAGCTACGAGTTTAAAAAATAAAGTTTTTGTCCAAACAAGTGGAAAATTTGCAAAGACCGAGTTTGAAATAGTCCAAATTTATGAAAAAATAGGTTTTACACTTTTAAAATGTATACCAAAAACAGGGCGCCAGCACCAGATACGAGTGCAATTGTTTCACGTGAAACATCCAATAGTTGGAGATACGCTTTACGGAATTAGTGATAAGTTTGCTAGTGATTTTTTAGATGAAAAAGTAAGTGTTGAAAGTAGGGTAAAAATCACTGGAGCTAAAAGACTTTTACTTCATTCGCAAAGTTTGGAATTTGAGTTTAATGGAAAAACTTATAACATCAAAAGTAATTTCGATGCAAAAAATGAATTTGAAAAATTAATAGGATTTTATGAAATTTGGAAATGA
- a CDS encoding anaerobic ribonucleoside-triphosphate reductase activating protein: MALIYSITPFTMLDYPDKLACIVWFSGCNMRCIYCYNTEIVKSSGAIENSEFLRFLDERIDKLEAVVFSGGECTLNKDFLYLAKEVKKRDFSLKIDTNGSNLEILKKAIKLNLIDYIALDFKALKENYFLVTNSNLYEKFIKTLKYLISLNFPFEVRTTIHADIFTENDISKMAKMLEKFGYKGVYYLQNFLETGENFGLLQNPTNSFDPKKIKSNLKIELRNF, from the coding sequence ATGGCACTAATTTATTCTATAACGCCATTTACAATGCTTGATTATCCTGATAAACTAGCGTGTATTGTTTGGTTTTCAGGGTGCAATATGCGTTGTATTTACTGCTATAACACTGAAATTGTAAAAAGCAGTGGCGCTATAGAAAATAGTGAGTTTTTACGCTTTTTAGATGAACGCATAGATAAGCTCGAAGCTGTTGTTTTTAGCGGCGGAGAATGCACATTGAATAAAGATTTTTTATATCTAGCAAAAGAGGTTAAAAAAAGAGATTTTAGCCTTAAAATAGACACAAATGGTTCAAATTTAGAAATTTTAAAAAAAGCTATAAAACTAAATTTAATTGATTATATTGCACTTGATTTTAAAGCATTAAAAGAAAACTATTTTTTAGTAACAAATTCTAATTTATATGAAAAATTTATAAAAACTTTAAAATATCTAATAAGTTTAAACTTTCCTTTTGAAGTAAGAACTACAATTCACGCCGATATTTTTACAGAAAATGATATTTCAAAAATGGCCAAAATGCTAGAAAAATTTGGCTATAAAGGAGTTTATTATTTGCAAAATTTTCTAGAAACTGGTGAGAATTTCGGACTTTTACAAAACCCAACAAATAGCTTTGATCCAAAAAAAATTAAATCTAATTTGAAGATAGAGTTAAGAAATTTTTGA
- a CDS encoding pyridoxamine 5'-phosphate oxidase family protein, whose product MRRIDRKLSDESAYEIVDNCEYATFSTIDKNEVFSIPLSVVRSGNFIYIHGAPAGSKKRLFQNAKEVTIVCVSYVKVPNLGDDELNKFMQNPKSLGSNVFTTEYKSAVLKTLAYEVLDSDEKVRALRLLCEKYTPRYMKAFDLAVSASLKRTNIYKFEIISMSAKAKIIKKI is encoded by the coding sequence ATGCGTAGAATTGATAGAAAACTAAGCGATGAAAGCGCTTATGAAATAGTAGATAACTGTGAGTATGCGACATTTTCTACAATAGATAAAAATGAAGTTTTTAGTATCCCTTTATCTGTTGTTAGGAGTGGAAATTTTATCTATATTCACGGAGCACCTGCTGGAAGTAAAAAAAGACTTTTCCAAAATGCAAAAGAGGTTACGATAGTTTGTGTAAGTTATGTAAAAGTACCAAATTTAGGCGATGATGAACTTAATAAATTTATGCAAAATCCAAAAAGCTTAGGAAGTAATGTTTTTACAACAGAGTATAAAAGTGCAGTTTTAAAAACATTAGCTTATGAGGTTTTAGACAGTGATGAAAAGGTTAGGGCGTTAAGGTTGTTATGTGAAAAATATACTCCAAGATATATGAAAGCATTTGACTTGGCTGTAAGTGCAAGCCTAAAAAGAACAAACATCTATAAATTTGAAATAATTTCTATGAGTGCAAAAGCAAAAATTATAAAGAAAATTTAA
- the rlmN gene encoding 23S rRNA (adenine(2503)-C(2))-methyltransferase RlmN, with protein MKNLLDFTKDELGEFVKPAFRAKQIYEWIYKKNVDSFDEMLNLPKDLRQDLSQNFYFDPLKVVKSEKSKDGSIKYLFVLKDGKTIESVLLPMKDDEFDENGNLIKHARYTICVSSQVGCKMGCSFCLTAKGGFVRNLTAGEIVEQVHFIKKINKIPYERRVNVVYMGMGEPLNNLENVAKAIKIFTDNDGLAISPRRQTVSTSGLSSQIKKLGEMNLGVLLAISLHAVNDELRQELMPINKAYNIASIMDAVREFPIDMRKRVMFEYLMMHGVNDNLKDAKTLVKLLHGIKAKVNLIYFNPNEGSIYKRPLKENMEKFRDFLQSKSVTCTIRESKGIDISAACGQLKERSENKILKK; from the coding sequence TTGAAAAATTTACTTGATTTTACGAAAGATGAACTAGGTGAATTCGTAAAACCAGCTTTTAGAGCTAAACAAATTTATGAATGGATTTATAAAAAAAATGTTGATAGCTTTGATGAAATGCTAAACTTACCAAAAGATTTAAGGCAAGACTTAAGCCAAAATTTTTATTTTGATCCACTAAAAGTTGTAAAATCTGAAAAAAGCAAAGATGGAAGTATTAAATATCTTTTTGTATTAAAAGATGGAAAAACTATAGAAAGCGTTTTGCTTCCAATGAAGGACGATGAATTTGATGAAAATGGAAACCTTATAAAACATGCTCGATACACTATCTGTGTCAGTTCACAAGTCGGATGTAAAATGGGTTGTAGTTTTTGCCTAACGGCCAAAGGTGGGTTTGTTAGAAACTTGACTGCTGGTGAAATTGTAGAACAAGTTCATTTTATAAAAAAGATTAATAAAATTCCATATGAAAGACGTGTAAATGTTGTCTATATGGGTATGGGCGAACCTCTTAACAATCTTGAAAATGTTGCAAAAGCTATCAAAATTTTTACTGATAATGACGGGCTTGCAATTTCACCAAGAAGACAAACAGTAAGTACAAGCGGACTTAGCTCACAAATAAAAAAGCTTGGAGAGATGAATTTAGGAGTTTTATTGGCGATATCACTTCATGCAGTAAATGATGAGTTAAGACAAGAACTTATGCCAATAAATAAAGCTTATAATATAGCTTCTATAATGGATGCTGTGAGAGAGTTTCCTATTGACATGAGAAAAAGAGTAATGTTTGAATATCTAATGATGCACGGCGTAAATGATAATCTAAAAGATGCAAAAACTTTAGTAAAACTGCTTCATGGTATAAAGGCAAAGGTAAATTTAATCTATTTTAACCCAAACGAAGGCAGCATTTATAAACGTCCGTTAAAAGAAAATATGGAAAAATTCCGTGATTTTTTGCAAAGTAAAAGTGTAACTTGCACTATAAGAGAATCAAAAGGAATTGACATAAGTGCAGCTTGTGGACAACTAAAAGAACGAAGTGAAAATAAAATATTAAAAAAATAA
- the purB gene encoding adenylosuccinate lyase, with product MVERYARKQMSDKWTIKAKYNAWLKVELAAVKAWNKLGFIDDESCKKICENAKFDIDRIDEIEKVTKHDVIAFLTSVSENLGKESRFLHYGMTSSDCIDTAVGLQIKESLELIIEDVKNLKEAIKTRAFEHKNTLMVGRSHGIHGEPITFGLVLAIWYDEINRSLELLNHAKKVISVGKISGAMGNFAHAPLELEELVCEHLGLSPAPASNQVIQRDRYAQVISAIAILASSCEKIAVAVRHYQRTEVYECEEYFSPGQKGSSAMPHKRNPVLSENVTGLCRVLRSYTIPAMENVALWHERDISHSSVERFILPDAFITADFMLNRLTNLIKNLVVYPENMMKNLNLTGGLVFSQRILLELPKKGISREDAYKIVQRNAMKVWADLQNGKKAIDENNHSLFLQNLLKDEDLKANLSDEEIKQCFDYSYYTKNVDRIFKRVFGE from the coding sequence ATGGTAGAAAGATATGCTAGAAAACAGATGAGCGACAAATGGACGATAAAAGCAAAATACAATGCTTGGTTAAAAGTTGAGTTAGCAGCTGTAAAGGCCTGGAATAAACTCGGGTTTATAGATGACGAGTCATGCAAAAAAATTTGTGAAAATGCAAAATTCGACATAGATAGAATAGATGAGATAGAAAAAGTAACAAAGCATGATGTCATAGCATTTTTAACAAGCGTTAGCGAAAATTTAGGAAAAGAAAGTAGATTTTTACACTACGGCATGACTTCAAGTGACTGCATAGATACAGCCGTTGGGCTTCAGATAAAAGAGAGCTTAGAACTAATCATAGAAGATGTCAAAAACTTAAAAGAGGCGATAAAAACACGTGCGTTTGAACACAAAAATACACTAATGGTTGGCAGAAGTCATGGAATTCATGGCGAGCCAATAACTTTTGGACTTGTTTTGGCGATTTGGTATGATGAGATAAATAGAAGCTTAGAGCTTTTAAATCATGCTAAAAAAGTAATTAGTGTTGGAAAAATAAGTGGAGCCATGGGAAATTTTGCTCACGCTCCACTTGAGCTTGAGGAGTTGGTTTGTGAGCATTTAGGCTTAAGTCCAGCGCCAGCTAGCAACCAAGTAATACAAAGAGATCGCTACGCACAAGTTATTTCAGCTATTGCGATTCTAGCTTCAAGTTGTGAAAAAATAGCCGTTGCCGTTCGCCACTACCAAAGAACAGAGGTTTATGAGTGCGAGGAATATTTTAGTCCTGGGCAAAAAGGAAGTTCTGCAATGCCTCATAAAAGAAACCCTGTTTTGAGTGAAAATGTAACAGGGCTTTGCAGAGTTTTACGAAGCTATACAATTCCTGCAATGGAAAATGTCGCTTTGTGGCACGAAAGAGATATAAGCCATAGTTCAGTTGAGAGATTTATACTTCCAGATGCCTTTATAACAGCTGATTTTATGCTAAACCGCCTTACAAATTTAATTAAAAATTTAGTTGTTTATCCTGAAAATATGATGAAAAACCTAAATTTAACAGGCGGACTTGTCTTTTCACAAAGAATTTTACTCGAACTTCCAAAAAAAGGAATTTCAAGAGAAGATGCTTATAAAATAGTTCAAAGAAATGCAATGAAAGTTTGGGCTGACTTGCAAAATGGCAAAAAAGCAATCGATGAAAACAACCACAGCCTATTTTTACAAAACTTATTAAAAGATGAAGACTTAAAAGCAAATTTAAGCGATGAAGAGATAAAGCAGTGTTTTGACTACTCATATTACACAAAAAATGTAGATAGAATTTTTAAAAGAGTCTTTGGCGAGTAA
- a CDS encoding ribonucleoside-diphosphate reductase subunit alpha, protein MKVIKRNGRTEELDISKIKKYTKESVEGLENVNLSELEVDAKIQFRDMITTEEIQQTLIKTAVDKIDIDRPNWTFVAARLFLYDLYHKVTGYTGYPHLREYFERGEEVGRILLGLKEKYDLDDLNSYIDSKRDLQFTYLGIKTLYDRYLLKDKNANPIELPQHMFMAIAMFLAQNEFDCQSWAKKFYDLISKFEVMPATPTLSNARTTRHQLSSCYIGSTPDNIEGIFDSYKEMALLSKFGGGIGWDWSKVRAMGGSIDGHKNAAGGIIPFLKITNDIAVAVDQLGTRKGAIAVYIEPWHMDVGDFLDLRKNSGEERRRAHEIFPALWINDLFMKRVQNNEKWTLFDPADTQNLTNLYSEEFEKEYEKYENDPNIPKTVMLAKELWKKILTSYFETGMPFLAFKDNANKRNPNSHSGIIRSSNLCTEIFQNTEPDYYKIKVIFEDESVMFFDEDDIVTVDNGVTKRAKKITSLDSINNKNIFIVEKENIQGKTAVCNLASINLSKINTKEDIQRVVPIAVRMLDNVIDLNFYPHEKVKHTNIHSRAIGLGVMGEAQMLATKKIPWGSYEHFEKIDEIMENISYNAILSSSNLAVEKGKYADFEGSNWSKGIMPIDNASEEAKKLVKRGGLFDENSCDWESLRQKVQQDGMRNGYLMAIAPTSSISILVGTTQTIEPVYKKKWFEHNLSGMIPVVVPNLTLDTWNFYTSAYDLDQTLLVKAAAVRQKWIDQGQSLNIFISLDKASGGLLNSIYTLAWKLGVKSTYYLRSQSPDTVAAEKAAMDRSIECEGCQ, encoded by the coding sequence ATGAAAGTAATAAAAAGAAACGGCAGAACCGAAGAACTTGATATAAGCAAAATCAAAAAATATACAAAAGAGTCTGTTGAAGGGCTTGAAAATGTAAATTTAAGCGAGCTTGAAGTTGATGCAAAAATTCAATTTAGAGATATGATAACAACAGAAGAAATTCAACAAACTCTTATAAAAACAGCTGTTGATAAGATAGATATCGACCGCCCAAACTGGACTTTTGTAGCGGCGAGACTGTTTTTATATGATCTTTATCACAAAGTTACAGGATATACTGGATATCCACATTTACGTGAGTATTTTGAAAGAGGCGAAGAGGTTGGACGAATTTTACTTGGCTTAAAAGAAAAATATGATTTGGATGATTTAAATAGCTATATTGATTCGAAACGTGACTTACAATTTACTTATCTTGGTATAAAAACACTTTATGATAGATATCTATTAAAAGATAAAAACGCCAATCCAATTGAGCTTCCACAACATATGTTCATGGCAATAGCTATGTTTTTAGCTCAAAATGAGTTTGACTGCCAAAGTTGGGCTAAGAAATTTTATGATTTAATATCCAAATTTGAAGTTATGCCAGCAACCCCTACCCTATCTAACGCAAGAACAACACGCCACCAACTTTCATCTTGTTATATTGGCTCTACACCTGATAATATTGAGGGAATTTTTGATAGCTACAAAGAGATGGCGCTACTTTCTAAATTTGGCGGCGGGATCGGCTGGGACTGGAGTAAAGTAAGAGCTATGGGTGGCAGTATAGATGGACACAAAAACGCAGCTGGCGGAATAATACCATTTTTAAAAATAACGAATGATATTGCTGTTGCGGTTGATCAGCTAGGAACTAGAAAAGGAGCAATTGCTGTTTATATCGAGCCTTGGCATATGGATGTTGGTGATTTTTTAGATCTTAGAAAAAACTCAGGTGAAGAAAGACGCAGAGCTCATGAAATTTTCCCAGCACTGTGGATAAATGATCTGTTTATGAAAAGAGTTCAAAATAATGAAAAATGGACACTTTTTGATCCGGCTGATACGCAAAATTTAACAAATTTATATAGCGAAGAATTTGAAAAAGAGTATGAAAAATATGAAAATGATCCAAATATTCCAAAAACAGTTATGCTTGCAAAAGAGCTTTGGAAAAAGATTTTAACTTCATATTTTGAGACTGGAATGCCATTTTTAGCCTTTAAAGATAATGCAAATAAGAGAAATCCAAATTCTCACTCAGGCATAATAAGAAGCTCAAATTTATGTACTGAAATTTTTCAAAATACAGAGCCTGATTATTATAAAATAAAAGTCATTTTCGAAGATGAAAGTGTTATGTTTTTTGATGAAGATGATATTGTAACAGTCGATAATGGCGTAACAAAACGAGCAAAAAAAATAACTTCACTTGATTCTATAAATAATAAAAATATCTTTATTGTTGAAAAGGAAAATATTCAAGGAAAAACTGCGGTTTGCAACCTTGCAAGTATAAACTTAAGCAAAATAAACACCAAAGAAGATATTCAAAGAGTTGTTCCAATAGCCGTTAGAATGCTTGATAATGTGATTGATCTAAATTTCTATCCACATGAAAAAGTAAAGCATACAAATATTCACTCAAGGGCAATTGGACTTGGTGTTATGGGTGAAGCACAGATGCTTGCAACAAAAAAAATACCGTGGGGAAGCTACGAACATTTTGAAAAAATAGATGAAATTATGGAAAACATAAGCTACAATGCCATATTAAGCTCATCAAATTTAGCCGTTGAAAAGGGAAAATATGCTGATTTTGAAGGCTCAAACTGGAGCAAAGGCATAATGCCAATTGATAATGCAAGCGAGGAAGCTAAAAAACTTGTAAAAAGAGGTGGGCTTTTTGATGAAAATTCTTGCGATTGGGAAAGTTTAAGACAGAAAGTTCAACAAGACGGTATGAGAAACGGATATTTAATGGCAATAGCACCAACTTCAAGCATAAGCATTTTGGTTGGGACAACGCAAACAATTGAACCAGTTTATAAGAAAAAATGGTTTGAGCACAATCTTAGTGGAATGATCCCAGTTGTTGTTCCAAACCTAACGCTTGATACATGGAATTTTTATACCTCAGCGTATGACTTAGACCAAACTCTACTTGTAAAAGCAGCAGCCGTTAGACAAAAATGGATAGATCAAGGACAAAGTTTAAATATATTTATAAGTCTTGATAAGGCTTCTGGCGGGTTACTAAACAGCATTTACACACTTGCTTGGAAACTTGGTGTAAAATCAACTTATTATCTAAGGAGCCAAAGCCCTGATACTGTAGCTGCTGAAAAAGCCGCAATGGATAGAAGTATAGAGTGCGAGGGTTGTCAGTAA